One genomic segment of Cellulophaga sp. HaHaR_3_176 includes these proteins:
- a CDS encoding ATP-binding protein has protein sequence MKFKFSLSLFFIFIYIGFNTVFANDFFKQQSLSIYILSEKSNDSITILKNKIGAFAKNKDYDNAILYSKKLYKKAQIVADSSSINNAIWRQGFYFKKINQLDSAYYYFNKSFTINLKLNDSIAVGDRLLDMANIQKSLGDYNGGMITAIEGIKYIENSTKIKSIIGLYQTISVCHKELGDYKEALRWNDKSINLSKKDSSNLGLEINHTINITRANILAETNKFESSFRILNTIIKNTNKGNQFQNSRALCNIGYYKWLENKNNPESESLLIKSFEKRKKLNTVSGLISSTIHLAEYYFKIDKHEALKYAQMAYQYSYTQNNPVAVLESLDLVLPLKKSLNQDVSEEAILYSKVQNKLEKTKQTVRSIYAATKYDNDTLEKNNLKLLATVATKKKQNSIAFSVTLFLLILIGFIIYYKNHQKNKEQLEAAYKTELRLSKKLHDELGNDIFYLMTQVQKGDQDINTSKNALVLDSLNSIYQRIRDFSKEFTAIHTGDEFGKQFQTLLNSYGSNKTKLITKELASDFWNDITPKTKIEIYRILQELLVNMKKHSNASLVAITCSKNEKQVSIKYVDNGIGFNVKDNYFGNGLKNVENRIKSIKGSINFDSKPNKGFTAIILFTI, from the coding sequence ATGAAATTTAAGTTTAGTTTATCCCTCTTTTTTATATTTATATACATTGGTTTTAATACTGTTTTTGCAAATGATTTTTTTAAACAACAAAGCTTATCTATTTATATTTTAAGTGAAAAATCAAATGATTCAATAACAATACTTAAAAATAAAATTGGTGCTTTTGCTAAAAATAAAGATTATGATAACGCTATTTTATATTCAAAAAAACTATATAAAAAAGCTCAAATTGTCGCTGATAGTTCATCTATTAATAATGCTATTTGGAGGCAAGGTTTTTATTTTAAAAAAATAAATCAATTAGATTCTGCCTACTATTATTTTAACAAATCATTTACTATAAACTTAAAATTGAATGACAGTATTGCTGTCGGAGATCGTTTATTAGATATGGCTAATATTCAGAAAAGCTTAGGTGATTATAATGGAGGAATGATTACAGCTATTGAAGGTATAAAGTATATAGAAAATTCTACCAAAATAAAATCAATAATTGGGTTATATCAAACTATATCAGTTTGTCACAAAGAATTAGGAGACTATAAAGAAGCACTTCGATGGAATGATAAATCTATTAATTTATCGAAAAAAGATTCTTCTAATTTAGGCTTAGAAATTAATCATACTATTAATATTACTAGAGCCAACATATTGGCAGAAACTAATAAATTTGAAAGTAGTTTCCGTATTTTAAATACTATTATAAAAAACACTAATAAGGGTAATCAATTTCAAAACTCGCGTGCTTTATGTAACATAGGGTACTATAAATGGTTAGAAAATAAAAACAACCCTGAAAGTGAATCTCTATTAATAAAATCATTTGAAAAACGAAAAAAATTAAACACTGTATCTGGTTTAATATCTAGTACTATTCATTTAGCTGAATATTATTTTAAAATCGATAAACATGAAGCTTTAAAATATGCTCAAATGGCATATCAATATTCTTATACACAAAATAACCCTGTTGCTGTATTAGAATCTTTAGATTTAGTATTACCTCTAAAAAAATCATTAAACCAAGATGTTTCTGAAGAAGCAATTTTATATTCAAAAGTGCAAAACAAACTTGAAAAAACAAAGCAAACAGTACGATCAATATATGCTGCAACCAAATATGATAATGATACTTTAGAAAAAAACAATCTTAAATTATTAGCTACAGTTGCAACTAAAAAAAAGCAAAATAGTATAGCTTTTTCAGTTACTTTATTTCTTTTGATTTTAATAGGTTTTATTATTTATTATAAAAATCATCAAAAAAACAAAGAACAACTAGAGGCTGCGTATAAAACAGAATTAAGATTATCAAAAAAATTACATGATGAGTTAGGTAACGATATCTTTTATTTAATGACTCAAGTTCAGAAAGGAGATCAAGATATAAATACTTCAAAAAACGCTTTAGTTTTAGATAGCCTAAATAGTATTTACCAAAGAATAAGAGATTTTTCGAAAGAATTTACAGCAATACATACCGGAGATGAATTCGGTAAGCAATTCCAAACGCTCTTAAATTCTTATGGCTCAAACAAAACAAAGTTAATTACTAAAGAATTAGCTTCTGATTTTTGGAACGACATAACACCTAAAACAAAAATTGAAATTTATAGAATACTACAAGAATTATTAGTAAACATGAAGAAACACAGTAATGCCTCATTAGTAGCTATAACATGCTCAAAAAACGAAAAACAAGTGTCTATTAAATACGTAGATAATGGTATTGGTTTTAATGTAAAAGACAATTATTTTGGAAATGGACTTAAGAATGTGGAAAACCGCATAAAATCTATCAAAGGAAGTATTAATTTCGATTCAAAACCAAATAAAGGCTTCACAGCCATTATACTATTTACCATTTAA
- a CDS encoding PhoH family protein encodes MKELIIELTEISPRDFFGQQNENIDLLKKYFPKLKIVARGSKIKAYGDDELLEEFNLRFKMLTAHYLKYNKLDENSIERLLMSSSKDDISSSESSGDVLIHGVGGRLIKAQTVNQRKLVDAMRNNDMVFAIGPAGTGKTYTGVALAVKALKEKRVKKIILTRPAVEAGENLGFLPGDLKEKLDPYMQPLYDALRDMISPEKLSLYIENGTIQIAPLAFMRGRTLDNAFVILDEGQNTTHAQMKMFLTRMGKHAQFLITGDPGQIDLPRRTISGLKEALLVLQNVEGISIIYLDDKDVIRHKLVKKVIEAYKGIEHQN; translated from the coding sequence TTGAAAGAACTTATAATCGAACTTACGGAAATTAGTCCACGAGATTTTTTTGGACAGCAAAATGAAAATATAGATTTACTGAAGAAATATTTTCCAAAGTTAAAAATTGTAGCAAGAGGAAGCAAGATTAAAGCCTATGGTGATGATGAACTTTTAGAAGAGTTTAACCTACGTTTTAAAATGCTAACAGCGCATTATTTGAAATATAATAAGCTAGATGAAAATAGTATAGAGCGTTTACTGATGAGTAGCAGTAAAGACGATATATCATCTTCAGAAAGTAGTGGCGATGTTCTGATACATGGTGTTGGTGGACGCTTAATAAAAGCACAAACAGTAAACCAACGTAAATTGGTTGATGCTATGCGTAATAACGATATGGTGTTTGCAATTGGCCCAGCAGGAACGGGAAAAACATATACGGGCGTAGCATTGGCAGTAAAGGCTCTGAAAGAAAAAAGAGTAAAGAAAATTATATTAACTCGACCAGCAGTAGAGGCAGGGGAGAATTTAGGTTTCTTACCAGGCGATTTAAAAGAAAAATTAGATCCTTATATGCAACCTTTGTATGATGCATTGAGAGATATGATTTCTCCAGAAAAATTGTCACTTTATATTGAAAATGGAACAATACAAATTGCTCCATTAGCATTTATGAGAGGTAGAACGTTAGATAATGCATTTGTAATTTTAGATGAAGGTCAAAATACAACTCATGCACAAATGAAAATGTTTTTAACAAGAATGGGGAAACATGCTCAGTTTTTAATAACAGGTGATCCTGGTCAGATAGATTTACCAAGAAGGACCATTTCAGGATTAAAAGAAGCATTATTAGTACTACAGAATGTAGAGGGAATATCTATTATTTATTTAGATGATAAAGATGTAATCCGTCATAAATTAGTTAAAAAGGTAATTGAAGCTTACAAAGGAATAGAACATCAGAATTAA
- a CDS encoding DUF3761 domain-containing protein: MEWIFKLMFLGIVIGIVRKYPKISIILAILGLLLYNQQKKYIPQNNASPSNIYSSKNYNSPELKPEYQLNTSIRSLKTELEIPQSTKNNLYKKEAVTNTRIGAICNDGTSSKATGRGACSHHGGVAYWLYE, encoded by the coding sequence ATGGAGTGGATTTTTAAGCTTATGTTTTTAGGTATTGTAATTGGTATCGTTAGAAAATACCCGAAAATTAGTATTATACTAGCTATTTTGGGTTTGCTATTATACAATCAACAAAAAAAATATATTCCGCAAAATAATGCATCTCCTTCAAATATTTATTCTTCTAAAAATTATAATAGTCCCGAACTAAAACCAGAGTATCAATTAAACACCTCTATTAGAAGTTTAAAAACCGAATTAGAAATCCCCCAATCCACTAAAAATAATCTATATAAAAAAGAAGCTGTAACAAATACACGAATTGGTGCTATTTGTAATGACGGCACTTCCTCTAAAGCAACAGGTAGAGGTGCTTGTTCTCATCATGGTGGGGTTGCTTACTGGCTTTATGAGTGA
- a CDS encoding DNA-binding response regulator, whose protein sequence is MNFNKIFVSEDIDSNNLGVTTTLHQMGYTNIGHSQYCDDAFLKLKKAIIVDEPFDLLITDLSFVNPRNSKKLQNGQDLIKAIKEIYPTIKVIVFSVEDDHHTIKSLFSDQNIDAYVCKGLNGLKELKNSIEALLENKTYTCPIATAVLQQQNILALDSYEEQLLLLLAKGYKQNEISSYLKEKGITPNSVRSIETNISKLKDYFNAANTTHLVYIVSSLGLI, encoded by the coding sequence ATGAATTTTAATAAAATTTTTGTTTCAGAAGATATCGACAGTAATAATTTAGGTGTAACTACCACATTACATCAAATGGGTTACACTAATATTGGACACTCGCAATATTGTGACGATGCTTTTTTAAAATTAAAAAAAGCAATTATAGTTGATGAGCCATTTGATCTTTTAATAACAGATTTATCTTTTGTAAATCCAAGAAATTCAAAAAAATTACAAAACGGACAAGATCTCATTAAAGCTATAAAAGAAATTTATCCAACAATAAAAGTTATTGTGTTTTCTGTTGAAGATGATCATCATACTATAAAATCTTTATTTTCAGATCAAAATATTGATGCCTACGTTTGTAAAGGCTTGAATGGTTTAAAAGAACTTAAAAATAGCATTGAAGCTTTATTAGAAAATAAAACATACACTTGCCCAATTGCAACGGCTGTTTTACAACAACAAAATATCTTAGCTTTAGATTCGTATGAAGAGCAACTTTTATTACTTTTAGCTAAAGGATATAAACAAAACGAGATAAGCTCTTATTTAAAAGAAAAAGGAATAACACCAAATAGTGTTCGATCTATTGAGACTAATATCAGTAAATTAAAAGATTATTTTAATGCAGCTAATACCACTCATTTAGTATATATTGTATCAAGCCTAGGCTTAATTTAG
- a CDS encoding S-adenosyl-l-methionine hydroxide adenosyltransferase family protein, giving the protein MAIITLTTDFGYKDHFVGAIKGTIYKELADAKIVDISNDINPFNIPECAYILKNSYKSFPEGTIHIVGVDSEPTPENQHIAVLVDGHYFISANNGVISLITSEVTPEKVVEINIPNPDYGSFPVLDVFVKVACHIARGGTLEVVGKTFDGLKDIREFAPRIIDNGDGIVGSVIYIDNFGNVITNIQKHIFEAYRKGRSFVLNARNKKIDKIHNKYSDIINFNLEKNNRKGPGDLLALFNSSEYIELAIYKSDLNTVGGASTLLGLDYRDTITIDFI; this is encoded by the coding sequence ATGGCAATTATTACATTAACTACTGATTTTGGATATAAAGACCATTTTGTTGGTGCTATAAAGGGAACTATTTATAAAGAATTAGCCGACGCTAAAATTGTTGATATTTCTAATGATATAAATCCTTTTAATATTCCAGAATGTGCATATATATTAAAAAACTCCTATAAAAGCTTCCCTGAAGGCACTATACATATTGTAGGTGTAGACTCTGAGCCTACACCCGAAAACCAGCATATTGCAGTGCTTGTAGATGGGCACTATTTTATTTCAGCAAACAATGGTGTTATATCTTTAATAACTTCTGAAGTTACCCCAGAAAAAGTTGTAGAAATTAATATTCCAAACCCTGATTATGGATCTTTTCCTGTATTAGATGTATTTGTAAAAGTTGCTTGCCATATTGCACGAGGTGGAACTTTAGAGGTTGTTGGTAAAACTTTTGACGGTCTTAAAGATATTCGTGAATTTGCACCTAGAATAATAGATAATGGAGATGGAATTGTTGGAAGCGTTATTTACATAGATAATTTCGGAAATGTAATTACCAATATTCAAAAACATATTTTTGAAGCCTACAGAAAAGGAAGAAGCTTTGTTTTAAATGCCCGAAATAAGAAAATTGATAAAATACATAACAAATACAGTGATATTATTAATTTTAATTTAGAAAAGAATAACCGAAAAGGTCCTGGTGACTTATTAGCATTATTTAATTCGTCAGAATATATTGAATTGGCAATTTACAAGAGTGATTTAAATACAGTTGGTGGTGCCTCTACCCTATTAGGGTTAGATTACAGAGATACAATTACTATCGATTTTATTTAA
- a CDS encoding PD-(D/E)XK nuclease family protein → MKKIIVFFISWTIRCADEKHQNRNKKVYNYAQRIVAKLLLFENTDRLTFSNIRLLKQNKNIDLWVELKVNKQEYALIIRNKMQSKIDRNLLKKYQKLVNKHYKNQPNRIIEYVILRPNHNLEKQDESLLMLSDFNLYSLIQLASSFDTNKTGNQLFDEFWFNWVLAR, encoded by the coding sequence ATGAAAAAAATAATAGTTTTTTTCATTTCATGGACTATTCGATGTGCTGATGAAAAACATCAAAATAGAAACAAAAAAGTATATAATTATGCGCAAAGAATAGTAGCTAAATTATTGCTTTTCGAAAATACTGATAGATTGACATTTTCAAATATTAGACTTTTGAAGCAAAATAAAAATATAGACTTATGGGTAGAGTTAAAAGTGAATAAACAAGAGTATGCATTAATTATAAGAAACAAAATGCAATCTAAAATAGATAGAAATCTTTTGAAAAAATACCAAAAACTAGTTAATAAACATTATAAGAATCAACCTAACCGTATAATTGAATACGTAATATTGAGGCCTAACCATAATTTAGAAAAGCAAGATGAATCACTTTTAATGCTTTCTGATTTTAATTTATACAGTTTAATACAACTAGCTAGCTCTTTTGATACTAATAAAACAGGTAATCAATTATTTGATGAATTCTGGTTCAATTGGGTACTTGCTCGTTGA
- a CDS encoding DUF4870 domain-containing protein, which translates to MQKENRQLLVITHLSQLLDIITGFGGFIVPLIIWLTQKDSVIDMDENGKAIMNFRISMFLYLVISIPLVLLFGLGLLGFLAIAILTFIFPIVNAVRVSNGEKPYYPMSIKFL; encoded by the coding sequence ATGCAAAAAGAAAACAGACAATTATTAGTTATTACTCATTTGAGTCAATTATTAGATATTATTACAGGCTTTGGAGGTTTTATAGTGCCATTAATTATATGGCTTACCCAAAAAGATTCTGTTATAGATATGGACGAAAACGGGAAGGCAATAATGAACTTTAGAATCAGTATGTTCTTGTATTTAGTTATTAGCATTCCTTTAGTTCTTTTATTCGGGTTAGGTTTGTTAGGCTTTTTAGCGATAGCTATTTTAACATTTATTTTTCCGATAGTAAATGCTGTTAGGGTTAGTAATGGTGAAAAACCTTATTACCCAATGAGTATCAAATTTTTATAA
- a CDS encoding PolC-type DNA polymerase III, with translation MLEFFKKKSIDNPEYWKAYEATFTKELPKNINDITFIVLDTETTGFNYATDRMLCIGAVKLINNSISLKDGFEVYIEQEVYGKESAKIHGILKNEVIPRLSELEALKQFLSYIENAVIIAHHTFFDLTMINTALLRHGLPRLKNINLDTSDLYKKTLIKTNLLTKKENYSLDDLADKFNISKKDRHTAMGDAYITAILFLKIVSKLKDKKEVTLKYLLR, from the coding sequence ATGTTAGAATTTTTTAAAAAGAAATCAATTGATAACCCTGAGTATTGGAAAGCTTACGAAGCTACTTTTACTAAAGAGTTACCAAAAAATATAAATGATATTACATTTATTGTTTTAGATACTGAAACTACAGGCTTTAATTACGCTACAGATCGTATGCTTTGCATAGGAGCTGTAAAGCTTATAAATAATAGTATTTCCTTAAAAGATGGTTTTGAAGTTTATATTGAGCAAGAAGTTTATGGCAAAGAATCTGCTAAAATACATGGTATTTTAAAAAATGAAGTAATACCCCGTTTATCCGAACTAGAAGCTTTAAAACAATTTTTAAGTTATATAGAAAACGCTGTTATTATAGCTCATCATACTTTTTTTGATTTAACGATGATTAATACAGCTCTGCTTAGACATGGCTTGCCTAGATTAAAAAATATAAATTTAGATACATCTGATCTTTATAAAAAAACCTTAATTAAAACCAATCTGCTAACTAAAAAGGAAAATTATTCGCTTGATGATCTCGCTGATAAATTTAATATTTCAAAAAAAGATAGGCATACCGCAATGGGTGATGCCTATATAACTGCTATACTTTTCTTGAAAATTGTTTCTAAACTTAAGGATAAGAAAGAGGTTACCTTAAAGTATTTACTGAGATAA
- a CDS encoding phosphoribosylaminoimidazolesuccinocarboxamide synthase — MSNTIIDTNFSFPKQVNLYKGKVREVYSLENDLMVMVATDRLSAFDVVMPKGIPYKGQILNQIATKMMAETEDIVPNWLLATPDPNVAIGHACEPFKVEMVIRGYMSGHAAREYKLGKRVLCGVAMPEGMHENDKFPNPIITPATKAEMGDHDEDISREDILKKGIVSEEDYIVLENYTKALFERGTDIAAKRGLILVDTKYEFGKTKDGKIVLIDEIHTPDSSRYFYADGYQERQNKEEAQKQLSKEFVRQWLISNNFQGLEGQVVPEMTDEYIISVSERYIELYENITGEKFVKADITNIQSRIETNVLSYLTR, encoded by the coding sequence ATGAGTAATACGATTATTGATACAAACTTTAGTTTTCCAAAACAAGTAAATTTATATAAAGGAAAAGTAAGAGAAGTTTATAGTCTTGAAAATGATTTAATGGTAATGGTTGCTACAGATAGGCTTTCGGCTTTTGATGTTGTTATGCCTAAAGGAATACCTTATAAAGGACAAATCTTAAACCAAATTGCTACAAAAATGATGGCAGAAACGGAAGATATTGTTCCTAATTGGTTACTTGCGACTCCTGATCCTAATGTTGCAATTGGCCATGCTTGCGAGCCTTTTAAAGTAGAGATGGTTATACGTGGTTATATGTCTGGCCACGCTGCTCGTGAATATAAATTAGGTAAAAGAGTTTTATGTGGTGTTGCAATGCCAGAAGGTATGCATGAAAACGATAAATTTCCAAACCCGATCATAACTCCAGCTACGAAAGCAGAAATGGGAGACCATGATGAGGATATTTCTAGAGAGGATATTTTAAAAAAAGGTATTGTATCTGAAGAAGATTATATTGTATTAGAAAACTACACGAAAGCTCTATTTGAAAGAGGTACAGATATAGCTGCTAAAAGAGGTTTGATTTTAGTAGATACAAAATATGAGTTTGGAAAAACGAAAGATGGTAAGATTGTATTAATTGATGAAATACATACACCAGACTCTTCTCGCTATTTTTATGCAGATGGTTATCAAGAGCGTCAAAATAAAGAAGAAGCGCAAAAACAGTTATCAAAAGAGTTTGTACGTCAGTGGTTAATTTCTAATAACTTTCAAGGCTTAGAAGGCCAAGTTGTACCAGAAATGACAGACGAATATATTATTTCTGTATCAGAAAGATATATTGAGTTGTATGAAAATATTACAGGAGAAAAATTTGTGAAAGCGGATATTACAAATATTCAATCGAGGATTGAAACAAACGTATTATCTTACTTAACAAGATAG
- a CDS encoding DUF294 nucleotidyltransferase-like domain-containing protein, with protein sequence MKNTISQRVADFLKNFPPFNGLEISDIQVISEQVSILYKEKDSVIFSEKEAGHEYFYVVHKGAVSLERKATNSIVDICDEGDIFGLRPLLANENYELEAKAHEESILYAIPISIFKPLALANEVVGNFLIESFASNTRNPYSKNHRGKLFTENTIESEKDATDIELSDLQPVKFSKKIISCTPETTVKAAAEIMTKKKIGAILVVENHLPVGIITDKDLRNKIVTGQFLITAAASDVMTTPVITYPKTLTITQAQMAMMKSNISHLCLTEDGTVNTKTIGILSKHDVMVALGNNPAVLIKAIKRAKKVKHLRPIRNSIIELLKGYLKENIPMTLISKIISELNDACLKQVIHLSLDKMKTSPPVKFAWLSLGSQGRSEQMLHTDQDNALIFEDVPDELLSKTNDYFLSFSKKVTKGLNDIGYEYCPAEMMASNPKWCLSFSEWKKTTSHWIINPGNDEVLLSSIFFDYNLIYGENALVNALSEHIFYTVKKYPIFFIHLAKGALQNPSPTGFFRKFLVEQDGAHKDSFDVKNRALRPLIAAARVLLLSHYIKSIHNTAERFEKLAELEPNNKEIYLACSYASKALLKFRTRQGLLNNDSGRFINLNTLSKEEKIKLKRTFKTIKEIQELVTIRFQLKSM encoded by the coding sequence ATGAAAAATACAATATCACAAAGAGTAGCTGATTTTCTTAAAAACTTCCCTCCTTTTAATGGGTTAGAAATTTCTGACATACAAGTAATTTCAGAACAAGTATCCATATTATACAAAGAAAAAGACAGTGTTATTTTTTCTGAGAAAGAAGCTGGCCACGAGTATTTTTATGTAGTACATAAAGGAGCAGTGTCATTAGAAAGAAAAGCAACAAACTCTATTGTTGATATTTGTGATGAAGGAGATATTTTTGGATTAAGACCTTTATTAGCTAATGAAAATTATGAATTAGAAGCTAAAGCACACGAAGAGAGTATTTTGTATGCAATTCCTATTTCAATTTTTAAACCATTAGCATTAGCTAATGAAGTTGTTGGTAATTTCTTAATCGAAAGCTTTGCTTCCAACACAAGAAACCCTTATTCAAAAAATCACAGAGGTAAGTTATTTACAGAAAACACTATTGAATCTGAAAAAGACGCTACAGATATTGAATTGAGTGATTTACAACCCGTTAAATTTTCAAAAAAAATTATTAGTTGTACACCTGAAACAACAGTAAAAGCTGCTGCTGAAATAATGACTAAAAAGAAAATTGGGGCGATTTTAGTTGTTGAAAATCATTTACCTGTAGGCATTATTACTGATAAGGATTTACGTAATAAAATAGTTACAGGGCAGTTCCTTATTACCGCTGCTGCAAGCGATGTTATGACTACCCCAGTAATTACATATCCTAAAACATTAACCATTACCCAAGCTCAAATGGCTATGATGAAAAGTAACATCAGTCATTTATGTTTAACAGAAGATGGAACTGTAAATACTAAAACCATAGGTATACTATCTAAACACGATGTAATGGTTGCTTTAGGCAACAACCCTGCCGTGTTGATTAAAGCTATTAAAAGAGCTAAAAAAGTAAAACATTTACGACCTATTAGAAATAGTATTATTGAATTATTGAAAGGATATTTAAAAGAAAATATTCCGATGACGCTTATTTCTAAAATAATTTCAGAACTTAATGATGCCTGTTTAAAACAAGTAATTCATTTATCGTTAGATAAAATGAAAACATCACCACCAGTAAAGTTTGCTTGGTTAAGTTTAGGCAGCCAAGGGCGTAGTGAGCAAATGTTACATACAGACCAAGATAATGCTCTTATTTTTGAAGACGTACCAGACGAATTACTTTCTAAAACAAACGATTACTTTTTATCATTTTCAAAAAAAGTTACTAAAGGCTTAAATGATATTGGTTATGAATATTGCCCAGCAGAAATGATGGCTTCTAACCCAAAATGGTGCTTAAGTTTTAGTGAATGGAAAAAAACAACATCGCATTGGATCATAAACCCTGGTAATGATGAAGTATTACTTTCTTCAATATTTTTCGATTACAACCTTATTTATGGAGAAAACGCTTTAGTAAACGCATTATCTGAACACATTTTTTATACAGTAAAAAAATACCCTATCTTTTTTATTCACCTTGCAAAAGGTGCTCTTCAAAACCCATCACCCACAGGTTTTTTTAGAAAATTTTTAGTAGAACAGGATGGTGCTCATAAAGACTCTTTTGATGTTAAAAACAGAGCTTTAAGACCTTTAATAGCTGCTGCACGAGTATTATTATTATCGCATTATATAAAATCAATACACAATACTGCAGAGCGTTTTGAAAAATTAGCAGAACTAGAGCCTAATAATAAAGAAATATATTTAGCTTGTTCTTATGCCTCAAAAGCTTTATTAAAATTTAGAACAAGGCAAGGCTTACTTAATAATGACTCTGGAAGATTTATAAATTTAAATACATTATCCAAAGAAGAAAAAATTAAGCTTAAACGTACTTTTAAAACTATTAAAGAAATACAAGAATTAGTTACTATTCGGTTTCAACTAAAATCAATGTAA
- the dnaN gene encoding DNA polymerase III subunit beta: protein MKFIVSSTYLLKQLQVLGGVINNSNTLPILDNFLFDLKQNQLTVSASDLETTMSSVLNVDSDNEGLIAVPAKLLLDILKTFPEQPLTFVVEDNNTVEISSNHGKYALAYADGAEFPKAIELSNPSSTTIIGDILATAINKTIFAAGNDDLRPVMSGIFFQFSPENLTFVATDAHKLVKYQRTDITATQVAEFIMPKKPLNLLKGILGGSESDVTIEYNESNAKFSFENTELICRLIDGKYPNYEAVIPKENPNVLSISRNQLLSSVRRVSIFSNKTTHQIRLKIAGAELNISAEDIDYSNKAEERLTCSYQGDDMQIGFNSRFLVEMLANLTSDDVSLEMSLPNRAGILTPVDGLDEGELVTMLVMPVMLNS, encoded by the coding sequence ATGAAATTTATAGTATCTAGTACGTATTTACTTAAACAATTACAGGTTTTAGGTGGCGTGATTAACAACAGTAACACATTACCTATTCTAGATAATTTTCTGTTTGATTTAAAACAAAATCAATTAACAGTTTCTGCATCAGATTTAGAAACGACTATGAGTTCTGTTTTAAATGTAGATTCTGATAATGAAGGTTTAATTGCTGTTCCTGCAAAATTATTATTAGATATTCTTAAAACGTTTCCTGAACAACCATTAACTTTTGTTGTTGAGGATAACAATACCGTAGAAATAAGCTCTAACCATGGTAAATATGCTTTAGCATATGCTGATGGTGCTGAGTTTCCTAAAGCAATTGAGCTTTCGAACCCTAGTTCTACTACTATTATTGGAGATATTTTAGCAACAGCAATTAACAAAACAATTTTTGCTGCTGGTAATGATGATTTAAGACCTGTAATGAGTGGTATCTTTTTTCAATTTTCACCAGAAAATTTAACTTTCGTTGCTACTGATGCTCATAAATTGGTAAAATACCAAAGAACAGATATTACAGCTACTCAAGTAGCTGAGTTTATCATGCCTAAAAAGCCTTTAAATCTTTTAAAAGGAATTTTAGGAGGTAGCGAATCTGATGTTACTATTGAATATAATGAGAGTAATGCTAAATTTAGCTTCGAGAACACAGAACTTATCTGTCGTTTAATTGATGGTAAATACCCTAACTACGAAGCCGTTATACCGAAAGAAAATCCGAATGTACTTTCTATTTCTAGAAATCAATTATTGAGTTCTGTACGTAGAGTTTCAATTTTCTCAAATAAAACAACACACCAAATACGCTTAAAAATAGCTGGTGCAGAACTTAATATTTCTGCAGAAGATATCGATTACAGTAATAAAGCAGAAGAACGTTTAACATGTTCTTACCAAGGTGATGATATGCAAATAGGTTTTAACTCAAGATTTTTAGTTGAAATGTTGGCAAACTTAACTTCTGATGACGTTTCTTTAGAAATGAGTTTACCAAACAGAGCAGGTATATTAACACCTGTTGATGGTTTAGATGAAGGAGAATTAGTAACTATGCTTGTAATGCCAGTTATGCTTAATAGTTAA